One genomic region from Bacilli bacterium encodes:
- a CDS encoding carbohydrate ABC transporter permease, protein MKTTLKNKKKKIKASNVVITIALICVSLIAIFPFYWMVLNSLKLPNEIFKTPVDIFTLHLSLDSYISVFLAQNGMLWRAYLNSLIISTTLTIGTLFTSSLAAYAFAKLRFKGKNGIYALFIATLMIPGQVTILPLFMVFAKIGWTDTFLPLIIPGIFINTYGVFMLRQFMVSIPNELLEAAEIDGCGYFRKYLHIILPLCKPALIILGLFTFIGSWNNYFGQLIYLSSPDKMTIALFIASLKDTHANGVQWGMIMAATTLSIIPISIVYLKSQKYFVQGIATTGIK, encoded by the coding sequence ATGAAAACCACATTAAAGAACAAGAAAAAAAAGATAAAAGCCTCAAATGTTGTAATAACCATCGCCTTGATATGTGTGTCGTTAATTGCCATTTTTCCTTTTTACTGGATGGTGTTAAATTCATTGAAATTACCTAATGAAATTTTCAAGACTCCAGTGGATATATTTACATTACATTTGTCCTTAGACAGTTATATCAGCGTGTTTTTAGCGCAAAATGGAATGTTGTGGCGAGCATATTTAAACTCGCTTATTATTTCGACAACTTTAACTATCGGCACTCTTTTTACTTCCTCATTGGCCGCTTATGCATTTGCTAAATTACGCTTTAAAGGGAAGAATGGAATTTACGCTCTTTTTATCGCTACTTTAATGATTCCGGGGCAAGTGACGATACTTCCATTGTTTATGGTGTTTGCCAAAATCGGATGGACGGACACCTTTCTTCCCCTTATCATTCCGGGGATATTCATTAATACTTACGGCGTCTTTATGCTTCGCCAGTTTATGGTTTCAATACCAAACGAACTATTGGAAGCGGCTGAAATTGATGGCTGTGGATATTTCCGCAAGTATTTGCATATTATCCTACCTCTATGTAAACCGGCATTAATCATTCTGGGCTTATTTACATTTATTGGATCTTGGAACAACTATTTTGGTCAACTAATCTATTTGTCTAGTCCCGATAAGATGACCATAGCTTTATTTATCGCCAGTCTCAAAGACACGCACGCTAACGGTGTTCAATGGGGAATGATTATGGCGGCGACGACTCTTTCGATTATTCCTATTTCCATTGTTTATTTAAAGTCGCAAAAATACTTTGTTCAAGGTATCGCAACGACGGGAATCAAGTAA
- a CDS encoding AraC family transcriptional regulator: MHQRIPLTSYTNNKLLYISKTDISDDFKASFHSHPNLEILLFVAGEGKILTTHKTISIKKNDLVIINTNSNHCEVSSSNCQFLALGVNQLNAYLNDAYSKKILYFSLTDDEFTKVKALYEIIFNESEVKSEPNIIESTYENLLTLIQRNSNLFFASTAKENYSSLVSNAKNIIDNYYYSNLSINSLAHRLSISSSLLCHRFKEETKMTIIEYKLKCQIEEACNLLRITDMSILDISSATGFNNSAYFSKVFKTLVGVSPKKYRLENLTPNKIKNSAI; encoded by the coding sequence ATGCATCAAAGAATTCCCTTGACGAGTTACACCAACAATAAACTTCTCTATATATCAAAGACCGATATTAGCGATGATTTTAAAGCAAGCTTTCACTCGCATCCTAACTTAGAAATTCTCTTGTTCGTCGCCGGAGAAGGAAAAATTCTCACCACCCATAAAACAATTTCCATAAAGAAAAATGATCTAGTAATAATCAACACAAACTCCAACCATTGTGAAGTATCTAGTTCAAATTGCCAGTTCTTAGCTTTAGGCGTAAATCAACTAAACGCATATTTAAATGATGCTTACAGCAAAAAAATTCTTTATTTTTCGTTAACCGATGACGAATTTACGAAAGTAAAAGCGTTATATGAAATCATTTTTAACGAGTCGGAAGTAAAAAGTGAACCCAATATTATCGAGTCCACCTATGAAAACTTATTAACTTTGATTCAACGAAATAGCAATTTATTTTTTGCTTCCACGGCGAAAGAAAACTATAGCAGTCTCGTGAGCAATGCCAAAAACATAATTGACAATTACTACTATTCCAATTTAAGTATTAATTCCCTTGCTCATCGATTATCGATTTCTTCCTCTTTGCTTTGCCATCGGTTTAAAGAAGAAACTAAAATGACTATTATCGAATACAAGCTAAAATGCCAAATTGAAGAAGCCTGCAATTTGTTGCGAATTACTGATATGTCAATTCTTGATATTTCTTCGGCAACCGGTTTTAACAATTCGGCTTATTTTTCTAAGGTATTTAAAACCCTAGTGGGAGTTAGCCCCAAAAAATATCGCTTGGAAAACCTAACACCAAATAAAATAAAAAACTCGGCTATATAA
- a CDS encoding extracellular solute-binding protein has product MENKKIKRVMLLLLPMLLASCGGGSSSEGGLTIVKMSLMNSVNENAGWLAMIDAANEVLADDNIKIEPDIIQTDEWDKYYTKVASNMAGGIGGTIGRIAESHIPLMIKRNQLQDLSEVYNSLNMDDYVESAFGGVAYSNGKYYGMPTGIQHMVLYYNKDYFDAYNTGKDESLMINYPSSDWNNPATFEQIRDMAAKLSSGSRPNRDFGFSAGPYLAYAGMYAKSAGGDNVFNSSGNSAIKSEPFYKVYDWFDSMIQTDNSMPKPSDTSIETAMDKFQAGNMAMIVDGAWWMGDMTNEKLVQFNVGVAATPTGIEGQSAYSSEFTDCFFAVRNSKTPVQDKKAIKALLSQEAVAALSATGVGGIPVRRDALSTYENALDEKFTASDVQCFVDGLDHGLHVPYTTYYNSVDQIINQKMSVWLSGQMTAHNFVDFMDQTMQEAIDNDN; this is encoded by the coding sequence ATGGAAAACAAAAAGATTAAACGTGTGATGTTACTATTGTTACCGATGCTACTAGCAAGTTGTGGAGGTGGAAGTTCAAGCGAAGGGGGGCTTACCATCGTAAAAATGTCGCTGATGAACTCGGTCAATGAAAATGCGGGATGGTTAGCAATGATTGATGCGGCTAACGAAGTCCTAGCCGATGATAACATAAAAATTGAACCGGATATTATTCAAACCGATGAGTGGGATAAATACTACACAAAGGTGGCTTCGAATATGGCCGGGGGTATCGGTGGAACAATCGGGCGGATAGCCGAAAGTCATATCCCACTGATGATTAAACGCAATCAATTGCAGGATTTATCCGAAGTATATAATAGTCTTAACATGGACGACTATGTAGAATCAGCTTTCGGTGGAGTCGCTTATAGTAACGGGAAATACTATGGGATGCCGACGGGGATTCAGCATATGGTTCTTTACTATAACAAAGATTACTTTGACGCCTATAACACAGGAAAAGATGAGAGTTTAATGATTAATTATCCTAGCAGTGATTGGAATAATCCGGCCACCTTTGAACAGATAAGAGATATGGCGGCTAAACTGTCATCGGGATCGCGACCAAATCGTGATTTTGGTTTTTCTGCGGGACCGTATCTCGCCTATGCCGGAATGTACGCCAAATCAGCTGGGGGCGATAACGTTTTTAATAGTAGCGGTAATAGTGCGATCAAATCCGAGCCGTTTTATAAAGTATACGATTGGTTCGATAGTATGATCCAAACTGACAATTCAATGCCGAAACCATCGGATACTAGTATTGAAACGGCCATGGATAAGTTTCAAGCCGGAAATATGGCCATGATTGTTGATGGTGCTTGGTGGATGGGCGATATGACAAACGAGAAATTGGTTCAATTTAATGTGGGGGTAGCGGCAACTCCAACTGGCATTGAGGGACAATCAGCTTATAGTTCAGAATTTACCGACTGTTTCTTCGCTGTAAGAAATAGTAAGACCCCAGTTCAAGATAAAAAAGCCATCAAAGCTCTTCTTTCTCAAGAAGCGGTTGCCGCTTTGAGTGCTACTGGAGTAGGAGGTATTCCCGTTCGCCGTGATGCTTTATCCACCTATGAGAATGCTTTAGACGAAAAATTCACTGCCTCTGATGTTCAATGTTTTGTTGATGGATTAGATCATGGTTTGCATGTGCCGTATACGACCTACTACAATTCAGTTGATCAAATAATTAATCAAAAAATGTCAGTGTGGTTGAGTGGGCAAATGACGGCGCATAATTTTGTCGATTTTATGGACCAAACGATGCAAGAAGCCATCGATAACGACAATTAA
- a CDS encoding L-rhamnose isomerase, translating to MRKEIRLKYQELGIDVNEAIRKLKKVKISLHCWQLDDVSGFEGNETLTGGIQTTGNYLGKARNFEELTSDLDEALKYIPGKKKINLHAIYQSDEIVDRRDISGRQFKRWVDFAKERNLGLDFNPTVFSSPKMIDGMSLSSVDDSIRKYWIMHCINSIKVSEYFAQELKQKSLCNIWIPDGLKESPADREGPRKRLKESLDEILKYKYNRRLVDVAVESKVFGIGLESYTVGSHEFYMNYASKNNILCLLDTGHFHPTESVADKISSMLLFYPRLAFHVSRPVRWDSDHVLKLNDDLQDVADELVKCQALDRSYIGLDYFDASINRVAALVIGARNMEKALLKALLTPWNLLKAAQDNYDHTRVLALQEEIKTLPWADVWEQYCREEGVLDEKGWYEEIKKYETQVLLKRGN from the coding sequence ATGAGAAAAGAAATCAGATTAAAGTATCAAGAATTAGGAATTGACGTCAATGAAGCGATAAGAAAACTAAAGAAAGTAAAAATTTCTCTTCATTGCTGGCAGCTGGATGACGTGTCTGGGTTTGAAGGCAATGAAACCCTGACGGGAGGGATTCAAACCACCGGAAATTATTTAGGCAAGGCGCGTAATTTTGAAGAATTAACCTCCGATTTGGACGAGGCTCTTAAATATATTCCCGGAAAGAAGAAGATCAATCTTCATGCAATCTATCAATCGGATGAAATCGTTGATCGACGGGATATCTCCGGTCGCCAGTTTAAACGTTGGGTCGATTTTGCCAAAGAAAGAAATCTTGGACTCGACTTTAATCCGACTGTTTTTTCTTCTCCCAAAATGATTGATGGAATGAGCCTATCTTCCGTGGATGATTCGATACGCAAGTATTGGATTATGCACTGTATAAACTCCATTAAAGTAAGCGAATACTTTGCTCAAGAACTGAAGCAAAAATCGCTTTGTAATATATGGATTCCCGACGGCTTAAAGGAAAGCCCTGCCGATCGAGAAGGTCCGAGAAAAAGGCTTAAAGAGTCATTGGATGAAATTCTAAAATATAAATACAATCGGCGTTTGGTCGATGTTGCCGTTGAATCAAAAGTGTTTGGAATCGGGCTCGAGTCTTATACGGTTGGCTCGCATGAGTTCTATATGAATTATGCCTCCAAGAATAACATTCTCTGCCTGCTTGATACTGGACATTTTCATCCCACCGAAAGTGTAGCGGATAAAATATCCTCAATGCTTTTGTTTTATCCCCGACTCGCTTTTCATGTTTCGCGACCGGTCAGATGGGATAGTGATCATGTTTTAAAATTAAACGATGATTTGCAGGATGTTGCAGATGAGTTAGTGAAATGTCAGGCACTAGATCGTTCCTATATTGGTCTTGATTATTTTGATGCATCCATCAATCGGGTTGCGGCTTTAGTCATCGGAGCCCGCAATATGGAAAAAGCCTTGCTCAAAGCTTTACTTACACCTTGGAATTTGTTAAAAGCGGCTCAAGACAATTATGACCATACTCGGGTTTTGGCCCTTCAAGAGGAAATTAAAACATTGCCATGGGCGGATGTCTGGGAACAATATTGTCGTGAAGAGGGAGTGTTAGACGAAAAAGGCTGGTATGAAGAGATAAAGAAATATGAAACGCAAGTTTTATTAAAGAGAGGTAATTAA
- a CDS encoding FGGY family carbohydrate kinase, whose product MKYYLAIDIGASSGRHIVGWKDEQNHLHTQEVYRFSNGINRTDGHLVWDIEHIFSEVKEGIKAALVLFPTIDSMAIDSWGVDYVLLSNDEKISPVYAYRDSRTKEAVDLVHSILPFSSLYGITGTQFQPFNTIYQLYTDKITGRSERATDYLMIPEYLNFRLTGHKLHEYTNASTTGLLDIKTKRFSTDVIDKLNLNKRFFERSLYKPGTVVGNFLKEVQDEIGGNILVKLCASHDTGAAVEGIDMTTINAPYISSGTWSLLGIKMEKGITSLKAMKANYTNEYGPDYIRFQKNIMGLWIIQELAKDINKSFSEMVIMAQSSPYQELFDVNDPVFLATTGMKKEIMDWFYHHNRPLPSSDSDIINATYRSLAKSYQTAMQELEAITNEVYDCLYIVGGGAKNQYLNKLTEEFTKKKVIARPLECAAIGNIYNQMEKDK is encoded by the coding sequence ATGAAATACTATTTAGCAATTGATATCGGGGCATCTTCCGGACGCCACATCGTCGGTTGGAAAGATGAGCAAAACCACTTACATACACAAGAGGTATATCGATTCTCAAACGGAATTAATAGAACTGACGGCCATCTTGTGTGGGATATTGAACATATTTTTAGTGAGGTCAAAGAGGGAATAAAAGCGGCTTTGGTTTTATTTCCGACAATTGACTCGATGGCAATAGACAGTTGGGGGGTAGATTATGTTTTGCTTTCTAATGATGAAAAGATAAGCCCGGTTTATGCCTATCGCGATTCCAGGACTAAAGAGGCTGTCGATTTAGTCCATTCGATTCTCCCCTTTTCTTCCCTTTATGGAATAACGGGAACTCAGTTTCAACCGTTCAATACGATTTATCAACTTTACACAGATAAAATTACTGGTCGCAGTGAGAGAGCCACGGATTACCTAATGATACCCGAGTATTTAAATTTTCGATTGACAGGCCATAAATTGCACGAATATACAAACGCTTCCACAACCGGACTGCTAGATATAAAGACAAAAAGATTTTCTACAGATGTTATTGATAAGCTAAATTTAAATAAGCGCTTTTTTGAAAGAAGTTTATATAAACCAGGTACGGTTGTCGGTAATTTTTTAAAAGAGGTTCAAGATGAAATAGGCGGTAATATACTGGTTAAACTATGCGCTTCACATGATACTGGAGCTGCGGTTGAGGGTATTGATATGACGACCATAAATGCCCCCTACATTTCCAGTGGTACTTGGTCCTTATTGGGCATTAAAATGGAAAAAGGAATTACTTCTTTAAAGGCAATGAAAGCAAATTATACCAATGAATATGGACCGGACTATATTCGTTTTCAGAAGAATATTATGGGACTTTGGATTATTCAAGAATTAGCCAAAGATATCAATAAAAGTTTTAGCGAGATGGTAATAATGGCACAAAGTAGTCCTTATCAAGAACTGTTTGATGTCAACGATCCGGTTTTTTTAGCGACGACGGGCATGAAAAAAGAAATCATGGATTGGTTTTATCATCACAACCGCCCATTGCCTTCAAGCGATAGCGATATCATTAATGCCACTTATCGTTCGCTAGCTAAATCCTATCAGACGGCAATGCAGGAGTTAGAAGCAATTACAAACGAAGTATATGATTGCCTATATATTGTCGGGGGTGGCGCTAAAAATCAATATTTAAATAAACTTACGGAAGAATTTACAAAGAAGAAAGTTATTGCTCGACCGCTAGAGTGTGCGGCTATTGGCAACATCTATAATCAAATGGAGAAAGACAAATGA
- a CDS encoding ADP-ribosylglycohydrolase family protein: MSRAKLNSVPFLLATSLLVACNGGGSSSASIDTSSLLIDPPVTMKTISKEDYYKKTLGGALGQIAGFLSGYEFVWDGPDPYVGMPQSWFSFINGPYAGNYEHYQPGILATPDYQNVYNRLIYNSSTGHYEVANDDDYHIDFFNQLIIDHYGVSAKAIHDAWLDYSVSDWGGGLDAMKLIRQKDLLPPFTGTVEAGNRYAWCTEAYIENETLGMNAPGMPNLATDLIDTFASNVGYLDPVIWAKFYGAMYSLAYFYDDALQVMEEAAKVLPENSWPYRMYQYSLAAYHKYPQDYKLAASEVASYRRNVLGIDNIQTDPGVNGAFAILSILYGQNDYLETCKYASIMGFDGDCTAAIVTGLMGVIKGFDVSNPEYEEINNRIYYDGEGTYLNLRNGNYPPYINGEYPERQLITDIVSLYQKNFEKLLLENGGEIDGDNYLIPTTSVRLDRSKLFSNYDVEDRTTSNFVGSNGNLSLVEEGTNMLSHSGYRALKLMADDSSKDAYAYHVYTGLNVGSYYRVSTFVASSNQVSGALVAMDKASNIISREDFYNISSPINKVLVFKATESAMRIGIRLDKNAYPDSYVVMDDLMMEMISQSEIAVIRDGDMQKFLNKYTFSFTSPIKGKEVMISLNYRNGTDNIIYANISSNGQSRGSFVMSKTSKDNNSGQGMVYIPYVFSEDQETITLSFIGASIYMGKISVIEKEQYMFR; this comes from the coding sequence ATGAGTAGAGCAAAATTAAACTCAGTTCCATTTCTTTTAGCGACATCTCTTTTAGTGGCATGTAATGGAGGCGGATCATCATCTGCGTCGATTGACACTTCCTCACTCCTTATTGATCCTCCAGTAACGATGAAAACAATCAGTAAGGAAGATTATTATAAAAAGACACTTGGCGGGGCTTTAGGACAAATAGCAGGCTTTTTGTCTGGCTATGAGTTTGTCTGGGATGGCCCAGATCCATATGTAGGGATGCCTCAAAGTTGGTTCAGCTTTATCAACGGACCATACGCCGGTAATTACGAACATTACCAACCGGGAATACTGGCCACTCCTGATTATCAAAACGTTTATAATCGCTTGATATACAATTCATCTACTGGCCATTATGAAGTAGCTAATGACGATGATTATCATATTGATTTTTTTAATCAACTTATTATTGACCACTATGGTGTATCAGCTAAAGCCATTCATGATGCTTGGCTGGATTACAGTGTTAGCGACTGGGGAGGTGGCTTAGACGCGATGAAACTTATTCGCCAAAAAGATCTCTTGCCACCTTTTACTGGAACAGTTGAAGCCGGCAATCGCTATGCTTGGTGCACGGAGGCATATATTGAAAATGAAACTTTGGGCATGAATGCTCCAGGCATGCCGAATTTAGCCACAGATTTAATTGATACATTTGCCAGTAATGTAGGTTATCTTGACCCGGTTATTTGGGCTAAGTTTTATGGCGCGATGTATTCTTTAGCCTATTTTTATGATGACGCTTTGCAAGTTATGGAGGAAGCGGCGAAAGTTTTGCCGGAAAATAGTTGGCCTTATCGTATGTATCAATATTCACTAGCTGCCTACCATAAATATCCTCAAGATTATAAACTGGCCGCAAGCGAAGTGGCTAGTTACCGGCGGAATGTTCTCGGCATAGATAATATTCAAACAGATCCGGGCGTGAATGGAGCATTCGCAATTCTATCAATACTATATGGGCAGAACGATTACCTTGAAACTTGCAAGTATGCGAGCATTATGGGATTTGATGGCGATTGTACAGCCGCGATTGTCACGGGATTAATGGGAGTTATCAAGGGTTTTGATGTCTCTAATCCGGAATATGAAGAAATTAACAATCGTATTTATTATGACGGTGAAGGAACATATTTAAATTTGCGCAATGGTAATTATCCGCCCTATATTAATGGAGAGTATCCAGAACGGCAACTTATAACGGATATTGTTTCCTTGTATCAAAAAAACTTTGAAAAGTTATTACTGGAAAATGGCGGTGAAATTGATGGTGATAATTATTTAATCCCGACGACAAGTGTTCGTTTAGATCGGTCAAAACTATTTTCAAACTATGATGTTGAAGATCGAACAACCTCTAATTTTGTCGGTAGCAACGGAAATCTTTCATTGGTTGAAGAAGGAACCAATATGTTGTCTCACAGTGGCTATCGAGCTTTAAAACTGATGGCCGATGACAGCAGTAAAGATGCCTATGCTTATCATGTTTATACGGGATTAAATGTAGGGAGTTATTATCGAGTATCCACTTTTGTTGCCAGTTCCAATCAAGTATCCGGGGCTTTAGTCGCTATGGATAAGGCAAGCAATATTATCTCCAGAGAAGATTTCTATAATATTTCTAGCCCGATTAATAAAGTTCTTGTTTTTAAAGCAACTGAGTCGGCGATGCGCATCGGAATTCGATTGGATAAAAATGCTTATCCAGATAGTTATGTAGTAATGGATGATTTGATGATGGAAATGATTTCCCAATCAGAAATAGCCGTTATCCGCGATGGCGATATGCAAAAGTTTTTAAACAAGTATACGTTTTCTTTTACATCTCCAATCAAAGGAAAAGAAGTGATGATTTCCTTAAATTATCGTAATGGTACTGATAATATTATCTATGCCAATATTTCCAGCAATGGGCAATCACGAGGAAGTTTTGTTATGTCAAAGACTTCCAAAGATAATAATTCAGGTCAGGGGATGGTTTATATTCCATACGTTTTTAGTGAAGATCAAGAAACAATTACATTGAGTTTTATCGGCGCCAGTATTTATATGGGGAAGATATCTGTTATTGAAAAAGAACAATATATGTTTAGATAA
- the rhaD gene encoding rhamnulose-1-phosphate aldolase, with product MSCVTDVAEILDLLYKHGWDERNGGNLSYLLTEEEVHNIVKEEVISRTFYYNFDLTPLIGKYLIITGTGKYFKNCLKDPSNNLGIVKVTDAHTLSLLWGYDDGGRPTSEAPTHLKCHIERLKVDSQHRIVIHCHPTNVICMTHVHDLDSAHWTRDLWKMQTESIVVFPEGIAVLPWILCGGEEIGEATAYKMKEYRSVVWAQHGLFCTGRSIDEAFGLVETIEKAAEIYIKIGDKKIYQTISDENLRLLAQAFNIDYRKGIID from the coding sequence ATGAGCTGTGTAACGGATGTGGCCGAGATTTTAGATTTGCTGTACAAACATGGTTGGGATGAGCGTAATGGTGGTAATTTATCCTACCTGCTTACGGAAGAGGAAGTGCATAATATCGTTAAAGAAGAAGTGATATCCCGAACTTTTTACTATAATTTCGATCTTACTCCTTTAATTGGCAAGTATCTTATCATTACGGGAACGGGAAAATACTTTAAGAATTGTCTTAAAGATCCGAGTAATAATCTGGGAATTGTAAAAGTCACAGATGCCCATACATTATCCCTGCTCTGGGGGTATGATGATGGCGGGAGACCAACCTCGGAAGCCCCGACACATTTAAAATGTCATATCGAACGACTAAAAGTTGACTCTCAACACCGGATAGTCATCCATTGTCATCCAACCAATGTCATTTGCATGACTCATGTTCATGACTTGGATTCCGCGCATTGGACGAGGGATCTATGGAAGATGCAAACGGAGTCAATAGTTGTTTTTCCCGAAGGCATTGCTGTTTTACCTTGGATTTTATGCGGGGGTGAAGAAATTGGCGAGGCAACTGCATATAAAATGAAAGAGTATCGTTCAGTCGTTTGGGCTCAGCATGGACTTTTCTGCACCGGCAGATCAATTGATGAAGCTTTTGGACTGGTTGAAACAATTGAAAAAGCAGCGGAGATTTATATTAAAATAGGTGATAAGAAGATTTATCAGACCATTAGCGATGAGAATCTTCGTCTTTTAGCCCAAGCCTTCAATATTGACTATCGTAAGGGAATAATCGACTAA
- a CDS encoding RDD family protein gives MSNDNLRVYKNDLPAASNRRIKAFLLDAFVLMAVAFGLIITSMTALSNMDSYQSYAATVKTEMLACYQIEEEAKIYQFIGEGEDKYSNPRSSEAIFEDYCLMHILYTYSLDATPFTNYGIEIENPKSLPPASYETDTLAYFYVYYAADNNSYNGKENDVVPMDDNTQFFFYKQLKDNMVRNDIWVFDEQNYTLPHLDPYFAIDLYKYLFVDDAYQAGLTNYNYLATGYLNLWNKQVDELIASSRFQDHYLLYKENYAKCAFLMDGAISLSYLVAFLGVYILPQFFLKDGKTLGKKVFSIRVIDDKGYKATLTQQLGRNSVIFLSMFGVMIIPTFLAGGLNAGWLYPVFEITGIGFSLFSIMIIFLFLEIVSLLVMIIGKKKKALHDFITDTMCIDERYHLSPTESEEILKEQERKELNALRNEKLTGEHFLDSSSFNNTERKTHDD, from the coding sequence ATGAGTAATGATAATTTACGAGTTTATAAAAACGATCTTCCGGCAGCTAGTAACCGAAGAATAAAAGCTTTCCTACTTGATGCTTTTGTTTTAATGGCGGTCGCTTTTGGCTTGATTATCACTTCGATGACCGCTTTATCCAATATGGACAGTTATCAATCCTATGCCGCAACGGTTAAGACTGAAATGTTAGCCTGTTATCAGATTGAAGAAGAAGCCAAAATATATCAATTTATTGGTGAAGGCGAGGATAAATATAGTAATCCTCGTTCATCAGAAGCGATATTTGAAGACTATTGTTTGATGCACATCCTCTATACTTATTCGCTTGATGCCACGCCATTTACCAATTATGGCATTGAAATCGAAAATCCAAAGAGCCTTCCGCCCGCAAGTTATGAAACGGACACATTAGCCTATTTCTATGTTTATTATGCTGCCGACAACAATAGTTATAACGGTAAAGAAAACGATGTTGTCCCGATGGATGACAATACGCAGTTTTTCTTTTATAAACAATTGAAAGATAATATGGTTCGTAATGATATCTGGGTATTTGATGAACAAAACTATACGCTTCCGCATTTAGACCCTTATTTCGCTATAGATTTATATAAATACTTATTCGTGGACGATGCCTATCAGGCCGGATTAACGAATTATAACTATCTTGCAACCGGTTATTTAAATTTATGGAATAAACAAGTCGATGAATTAATCGCTTCCTCTCGTTTTCAAGATCATTATCTTCTTTATAAAGAAAACTACGCCAAATGTGCCTTTCTTATGGATGGAGCAATCTCACTGTCTTATTTGGTGGCTTTTTTAGGCGTTTATATCTTACCGCAGTTTTTCCTTAAAGACGGCAAAACGTTAGGAAAAAAAGTGTTCTCAATCCGGGTCATTGACGATAAGGGATATAAAGCGACACTTACTCAGCAATTAGGCAGAAATTCAGTTATATTTTTGTCAATGTTTGGAGTAATGATAATCCCCACATTTCTTGCCGGTGGACTAAATGCGGGTTGGCTATATCCCGTGTTTGAAATAACTGGAATTGGCTTCTCATTATTTTCTATAATGATTATCTTTTTGTTTTTGGAAATCGTTTCCCTATTAGTAATGATAATTGGCAAAAAGAAAAAAGCCCTACATGATTTCATCACGGACACAATGTGTATTGATGAACGTTATCATCTTTCGCCGACGGAGAGCGAAGAGATATTAAAAGAGCAAGAAAGGAAAGAATTAAATGCTTTAAGAAATGAAAAATTGACGGGAGAACATTTTCTCGATTCTTCATCATTCAACAACACCGAGCGTAAAACGCACGACGATTAA
- a CDS encoding AraC family transcriptional regulator: MSKKNSPLNNTLYYRIIFDDYNLDLSPSIIGFEKCSKNKGTINLKKSCYVLHFVLSGKGYISFNNGENIEIGEKTCFLIEPNCVASYYPDHDDPWSYFWIEMNGEMVTKLCYAASFKEHNMMLEINNMHAIRGIINRMFDEEAICPNQNGETLRISGLIYELFSLVISEHQRMDSVRQLSKKEEQVKLIIECINSNFTSPGLSVKKIADQFYFNPSYLTRMFKETTGVAPTKYINLLRMRRAVELLKMKNFSISQIAYALGYKNQFYFSREFKRHFGTPPSKYDL; the protein is encoded by the coding sequence ATGAGCAAAAAGAACTCCCCTCTAAATAATACATTATATTATCGAATAATTTTTGACGATTATAATCTTGATCTTAGTCCTTCCATTATTGGCTTTGAAAAGTGTTCAAAGAACAAAGGAACCATCAATTTAAAGAAAAGTTGCTATGTTCTTCACTTTGTTTTAAGCGGTAAAGGTTATATTTCGTTTAATAATGGGGAGAATATTGAAATTGGCGAAAAGACCTGCTTTCTAATTGAGCCTAACTGCGTCGCATCTTATTATCCCGATCACGATGACCCCTGGTCTTATTTTTGGATTGAGATGAATGGTGAGATGGTAACAAAACTGTGTTATGCCGCTTCCTTTAAAGAGCATAATATGATGCTCGAAATTAATAATATGCATGCCATTCGCGGAATCATTAATCGGATGTTTGATGAGGAAGCCATATGTCCCAATCAAAACGGGGAAACGCTCCGCATCAGCGGACTTATTTATGAGTTGTTTTCGCTCGTGATTTCCGAGCATCAAAGAATGGACTCCGTTCGTCAGTTATCCAAAAAAGAGGAGCAGGTAAAATTAATAATTGAATGTATTAACAGCAATTTTACTTCGCCAGGACTCAGCGTCAAAAAAATAGCCGATCAATTTTACTTTAACCCTTCATATCTAACGCGGATGTTTAAAGAAACCACCGGAGTTGCTCCAACAAAATATATAAATCTCTTGCGGATGCGGCGCGCAGTCGAATTGCTAAAAATGAAAAATTTTAGCATATCGCAAATTGCCTATGCGCTGGGATACAAAAATCAGTTTTATTTTTCGCGAGAATTTAAACGCCACTTTGGCACTCCACCCTCAAAATATGATCTTTAA